The following proteins are encoded in a genomic region of Chloracidobacterium sp.:
- a CDS encoding TonB family protein → MPLNVRRFCSSVLLVLIVSIGFTAAQTTEPAAAQSTQPATSGDMMRQRISKAKAFIVVRNYNAAIYELENIRRESADPAVQSVVNVLLMNSYLEQGDYKRAQELLNDLYNQQKTTKAGAAANYRAAAGQIVKGAKDRAERYRTLGLSITDKTLPLEALNDLDRMRETLELVITQGKEIAKTPARSQDAMAMLEEAAASRSILGRDDYDSRRWKDELSDTREALANSRSVILDAMPGTTAVAAGTPGQTLPANPAVQPAAAPVAVVASAPSQPAATVRERQVQQTAPPKVENTVAVKNVPEPKKEEPRSAAPPIDPTTPLEVGGRLVSYATEKAQPIYPAIARTVRATGTVTVQVTVDEHGKVTSVEKTTGPELLQGAAEDAIRKWRFKPFTRDGQPVRANGYVNFNFSL, encoded by the coding sequence ATGCCGTTAAATGTCAGAAGGTTTTGCTCTTCGGTTTTATTGGTTCTCATAGTTTCAATAGGGTTTACGGCGGCACAGACCACCGAACCCGCAGCAGCACAAAGCACACAGCCGGCAACTTCGGGCGATATGATGCGCCAGCGTATCTCAAAGGCCAAGGCCTTTATCGTCGTGCGCAACTACAACGCAGCGATATACGAGCTTGAGAATATCCGCCGCGAATCGGCCGACCCTGCCGTCCAATCTGTTGTAAACGTCCTTTTGATGAACAGCTATCTAGAACAGGGCGATTATAAACGTGCGCAGGAGCTGCTAAACGACCTTTATAATCAGCAAAAGACCACGAAGGCCGGTGCGGCCGCGAACTATCGTGCCGCGGCAGGCCAGATCGTTAAAGGTGCTAAGGATCGCGCCGAGCGTTATCGTACACTTGGGCTTAGCATCACCGACAAGACCCTGCCGCTCGAAGCACTCAACGACCTTGATCGTATGCGTGAAACGCTCGAGCTCGTCATCACTCAAGGCAAAGAGATCGCAAAGACGCCCGCACGTTCGCAAGATGCAATGGCGATGCTGGAGGAGGCCGCGGCGTCACGAAGTATTCTCGGCAGGGATGATTACGATTCGAGACGCTGGAAAGACGAGCTGTCTGATACGCGGGAGGCCCTCGCCAATTCACGCAGCGTCATTCTCGATGCGATGCCCGGGACCACGGCTGTAGCAGCGGGCACTCCGGGCCAAACACTGCCTGCGAACCCCGCTGTTCAACCCGCGGCGGCACCCGTAGCAGTTGTGGCTTCCGCCCCTTCACAACCGGCGGCAACCGTACGCGAACGCCAAGTACAGCAAACCGCACCGCCAAAGGTCGAGAATACCGTTGCCGTAAAGAATGTACCGGAACCGAAGAAGGAGGAGCCTAGATCCGCCGCTCCGCCCATTGATCCGACAACGCCGCTCGAGGTCGGCGGCCGATTGGTCTCTTATGCGACGGAAAAGGCTCAGCCGATATATCCCGCAATTGCGCGTACCGTTCGGGCTACCGGAACGGTTACAGTACAAGTTACTGTTGACGAACACGGCAAGGTCACATCGGTCGAGAAAACGACCGGCCCGGAATTGCTGCAAGGCGCCGCTGAGGATGCGATCCGTAAATGGCGTTTCAAGCCATTTACGCGCGACGGCCAACCGGTGCGTGCCAACGGCTACGTCAATTTCAATTTCAGCCTTTGA
- a CDS encoding DinB family protein — MNIITRPDANEYAPYHTQYIRQIHEDDVWPVLQGQAEELTTVFAGMADAKGNYAYAPEKWTIKEVLGHVSDCERIFGYRMLRIARGDRTPIEGFEQDDYVKTSNANARTIGSLLEDIDLARRANIAMLAGLEDSALTRIGTASSKNVSVRALAYIAAGHVRHHLAILKERYLA; from the coding sequence ATGAATATCATCACAAGGCCGGATGCTAACGAATACGCGCCGTATCACACGCAATATATCCGGCAAATTCACGAGGACGATGTATGGCCGGTACTGCAAGGCCAAGCGGAGGAACTAACGACCGTCTTTGCGGGTATGGCGGATGCAAAAGGAAATTATGCTTACGCACCCGAAAAGTGGACGATAAAAGAGGTGCTAGGCCATGTGAGTGACTGCGAACGCATCTTTGGCTACAGAATGCTTCGGATCGCGCGGGGCGACAGGACGCCTATCGAGGGTTTTGAACAAGATGATTACGTCAAAACCTCAAATGCCAATGCCCGGACGATCGGCAGCTTGCTTGAGGATATTGACCTCGCCCGCCGTGCAAATATAGCGATGCTTGCAGGCCTTGAAGACAGTGCTTTGACGCGGATCGGTACCGCAAGCTCCAAGAATGTATCAGTGCGTGCGCTTGCCTATATCGCAGCCGGGCACGTGCGGCACCATCTAGCGATACTCAAAGAGCGTTATCTCGCATAA
- a CDS encoding carboxypeptidase regulatory-like domain-containing protein, protein MKRRSANGKIRVVLAILGFCLVIGIAFAVSEQETSAVASGPTGKLEKMIVANGDVSMQVDLSKLNNARTRGTTNEPLRFEIEPDSFFKLLVFNDELRGPMPSSMDVKPANRPAVPSALAASYNKLMIESLPWGGQYELAVRDSETGFTFFNIEGHEWEYNPAGPSLAIKGGRLLVSPEFAQSLRKTALAGAIVGAINVDMNLRTVEMTSVVNGEETGTVLPAGFGMESNASLVPGPDVIVGDLSGLAQYGSQVGTQVGLAVGTDSCNAGSENLGWYQNPNNNHPVIPQNLYRMSANGDRFEQIGQSSVKHGFTALTNNLCGYGCNGVGGSQLGAGCSDPYSTSLNAGPNLGSRAWVNPFTGFYPRGDSATPNNNHTGHSHTSTSHRVLVEVNDLNTSMNSGAKYYAEGQYVTPSEYTWCQSHPGQCNMNNNVSYRQYSVSGTTSPFSFSPQGSTQRQKAAITAWTGATIQIVQPDPAADGIAMLGYKVTNPSAGVWHYEYAIYNQDLDRAIQSLTIPTGPGITLSNVGFHAPPQHPGWANDGTALNEGFSSAPWTQTMGDGTVTWGSETFLGNPNANAVRWGTLYNIRFDSNRPPQNGNAIIGFFKTGAPMTVPVQVPTPVALTSVSISGRLTNVLGQGIANAKVSLTTSGSSGARLFTTTSSFGYYSFENLTPGETYTIAPTSKRFTFTPWTGTVNDNMFNMDFIGVAIE, encoded by the coding sequence ATGAAAAGAAGATCAGCGAACGGCAAGATCCGTGTCGTTCTCGCAATTTTAGGATTTTGTCTGGTCATCGGTATCGCATTCGCTGTATCAGAACAGGAGACGAGCGCCGTTGCCAGCGGCCCGACCGGCAAACTTGAAAAGATGATCGTCGCTAACGGCGACGTGTCGATGCAGGTTGACCTGAGCAAGTTGAATAACGCCCGAACCAGAGGCACTACGAATGAACCGCTTCGCTTTGAGATCGAACCCGATTCATTCTTCAAACTGCTCGTCTTCAATGACGAGCTCCGCGGCCCGATGCCCAGCTCGATGGACGTAAAGCCGGCGAACAGGCCCGCCGTACCGTCCGCACTTGCCGCCTCGTACAACAAGCTAATGATCGAGAGCCTGCCTTGGGGCGGCCAGTATGAGCTTGCCGTACGCGACAGCGAAACGGGTTTCACGTTCTTCAATATCGAGGGGCACGAGTGGGAATATAATCCTGCCGGCCCATCGCTTGCGATCAAAGGCGGCCGTTTGCTCGTTTCGCCTGAATTCGCTCAGAGCCTGCGCAAGACAGCCCTTGCCGGTGCGATCGTCGGTGCTATCAATGTTGATATGAACCTCCGCACGGTCGAGATGACAAGCGTTGTCAACGGCGAAGAGACCGGCACCGTGCTTCCCGCAGGATTCGGCATGGAGTCGAATGCCAGCCTCGTACCCGGCCCGGATGTCATCGTCGGCGATCTCTCAGGCCTCGCACAATACGGCAGCCAAGTGGGTACGCAGGTCGGACTCGCGGTAGGAACCGATTCGTGCAACGCCGGTTCGGAGAACCTGGGCTGGTATCAGAACCCGAACAACAATCATCCGGTCATTCCGCAGAATCTTTATCGAATGAGCGCGAACGGCGATCGTTTTGAGCAGATCGGCCAATCATCGGTCAAACACGGCTTTACTGCATTGACGAATAATCTCTGCGGTTACGGCTGTAACGGCGTTGGCGGTTCGCAGCTCGGTGCGGGGTGTTCGGACCCATACAGCACCAGCCTGAACGCAGGGCCGAACCTCGGATCGCGTGCATGGGTCAACCCATTCACCGGCTTCTATCCGCGCGGCGACAGTGCCACACCGAACAACAATCACACCGGGCATTCGCACACTAGCACTTCGCACCGCGTACTCGTCGAGGTCAACGACCTGAACACCAGCATGAACTCCGGCGCGAAATACTACGCCGAAGGCCAGTATGTTACGCCGTCGGAATACACTTGGTGTCAATCGCATCCGGGCCAGTGCAATATGAACAATAACGTCTCATATCGCCAGTATTCGGTCTCGGGAACCACAAGCCCGTTCAGCTTCTCGCCGCAGGGATCGACGCAGAGACAGAAGGCCGCGATCACAGCGTGGACAGGTGCTACGATCCAGATCGTACAACCCGATCCGGCCGCTGACGGCATCGCTATGTTGGGTTATAAGGTAACTAATCCATCGGCCGGCGTCTGGCACTACGAATATGCTATCTATAACCAGGACCTGGATCGTGCGATACAGTCGCTGACGATACCAACGGGCCCCGGCATAACTCTGAGCAACGTCGGATTCCATGCTCCGCCGCAGCATCCCGGTTGGGCAAATGACGGCACTGCCTTGAACGAAGGCTTCAGCAGTGCGCCATGGACACAAACAATGGGTGACGGCACGGTGACGTGGGGTTCGGAAACCTTTCTCGGGAATCCGAATGCTAACGCCGTTCGATGGGGAACGCTTTATAACATCCGCTTCGATTCGAACCGACCGCCTCAGAATGGCAATGCGATCATCGGCTTCTTTAAGACCGGCGCGCCTATGACTGTTCCGGTACAGGTTCCGACACCTGTCGCCCTCACCAGTGTCAGTATATCGGGCCGTCTTACGAACGTGCTGGGGCAAGGCATAGCTAACGCCAAGGTCTCGCTAACAACGTCAGGCTCATCGGGTGCGAGATTGTTCACTACCACGAGTTCGTTCGGCTATTACTCGTTCGAGAATCTGACACCGGGCGAGACGTACACCATCGCTCCGACGTCCAAGCGCTTCACTTTCACGCCTTGGACCGGAACGGTGAACGATAATATGTTCAACATGGACTTTATCGGCGTTGCCATTGAGTAA
- a CDS encoding 4Fe-4S binding protein, producing MIDGKAGRPKGVVHSRASKWRAIVLTTLTALMVIHFVQWKWSGTTVSPIEPSEAMYTLQRGVVNAGFIFFTLAIIAALIFGRFICGWGCHIVALQDLCAWLLKKMGLKPRPFRSRLLVYVPVIVAFYMFAWPIIGRFLMKQPGESLFPEFSNHLITGEFWSSFPPLVVAVPFLFICGFMTVYFMGSKGFCTYACPYGAVWGIAERVAPGRIRATDACDQCGLCTAACTSNVLVHLEVEKYKMVVDPGCMKCMDCVSVCPQDALFFGFGKPPIGLKRTVKSSSLTWPEEIGAAIVFAFSFYAVWDIYQIVPMFMALGIAIVVTYLAMRSWRILTSDSVAFYKFGLVLRGKIRSAGWVFLFISAAVAGLILHSAWIRYHEAFGTRAFELVQLPDELALAQSDPSTWLTPEARSEVAKGRRHLELARKYGLFINDPALSKLAWLEFLSGNAERAVVLLGIAADRHDGRDRAINLYYRGAILDRLKRYDEGSADLDRALAERPDLIVAYEEKGEALWQLGRRNEAMAEWKKALDANESLPLAANVYAGALAASGDADAAAAQIAIADRNTPQSSHFHWMLGLRLQNLGMTDLAGKHFQKAAEMDPAFAAKRRPSRQQ from the coding sequence GTGATCGACGGAAAAGCCGGGAGGCCGAAGGGCGTGGTCCACTCGCGCGCGAGCAAATGGCGTGCGATCGTGCTCACGACTTTGACCGCGCTGATGGTCATCCATTTCGTCCAGTGGAAATGGTCGGGAACGACAGTTTCGCCGATCGAACCGTCGGAGGCGATGTACACGCTGCAACGCGGGGTCGTCAACGCCGGATTCATCTTCTTCACGCTCGCAATAATCGCCGCACTGATATTCGGCCGCTTTATTTGCGGTTGGGGCTGCCACATCGTGGCGCTTCAGGACCTTTGTGCGTGGCTGCTAAAAAAGATGGGCCTCAAACCGCGGCCGTTCCGCTCGCGTCTGCTGGTTTATGTTCCGGTTATCGTTGCGTTTTATATGTTCGCATGGCCGATCATCGGGCGATTTTTGATGAAACAGCCGGGCGAATCCCTTTTCCCGGAATTCTCGAATCACCTTATTACCGGCGAATTCTGGTCGTCATTTCCGCCGCTTGTTGTTGCCGTACCTTTCCTCTTCATTTGCGGATTTATGACGGTCTATTTTATGGGTTCGAAGGGTTTCTGTACCTATGCGTGTCCTTACGGTGCGGTTTGGGGCATTGCGGAACGCGTCGCTCCGGGCAGGATACGAGCGACGGATGCCTGCGACCAATGCGGCCTTTGTACAGCCGCGTGTACATCGAATGTGCTCGTGCATCTTGAGGTCGAAAAATACAAGATGGTTGTCGATCCCGGCTGTATGAAGTGTATGGACTGCGTAAGTGTATGCCCGCAGGACGCGCTTTTTTTCGGGTTCGGCAAGCCGCCCATCGGACTGAAACGCACGGTAAAGTCGTCCTCGCTGACTTGGCCCGAGGAGATCGGAGCCGCGATCGTCTTTGCGTTCTCGTTCTATGCCGTGTGGGATATCTATCAGATCGTGCCTATGTTCATGGCGCTCGGGATCGCGATCGTCGTAACGTATCTTGCGATGCGGTCGTGGCGTATCCTGACAAGCGACAGCGTAGCGTTCTACAAATTCGGCCTTGTTCTCCGCGGCAAGATACGCTCGGCGGGATGGGTGTTCCTGTTCATATCAGCCGCCGTAGCGGGCTTGATCCTGCATAGTGCATGGATAAGGTATCACGAGGCCTTCGGAACGCGGGCATTCGAGCTTGTTCAGCTGCCGGATGAGCTGGCTCTGGCTCAGTCAGATCCGTCAACTTGGCTCACGCCCGAGGCTCGGTCCGAGGTCGCAAAGGGCAGGCGGCACCTCGAACTTGCTCGTAAATACGGCCTTTTTATTAACGATCCGGCGCTGTCGAAACTGGCTTGGCTCGAATTTCTTTCCGGTAACGCCGAACGCGCGGTCGTCCTGCTCGGCATTGCCGCCGACAGACACGACGGCCGAGACCGTGCGATAAACCTGTATTATCGCGGGGCGATCCTTGATCGGCTCAAGCGTTACGACGAAGGATCGGCAGACCTTGACCGTGCATTGGCGGAGCGGCCCGATCTGATCGTTGCCTACGAGGAGAAAGGCGAGGCGCTTTGGCAGCTCGGCCGTCGGAATGAGGCAATGGCGGAATGGAAAAAAGCCCTCGATGCGAACGAGTCGCTGCCGCTTGCAGCAAATGTTTATGCGGGTGCCCTTGCAGCGAGCGGTGACGCGGATGCGGCGGCGGCGCAGATCGCCATTGCAGACCGCAATACGCCGCAGAGTTCTCATTTCCATTGGATGCTTGGGCTGCGGCTGCAAAATCTCGGTATGACAGACCTTGCGGGCAAGCATTTCCAGAAAGCGGCGGAAATGGATCCGGCATTTGCGGCAAAGCGCCGCCCGAGCCGCCAACAATGA
- a CDS encoding M15 family metallopeptidase — MRIFECRVLTFGLCAGISLRRLKFLFTAAALSIILFTTAFAQVALPAEHGKREADLIELTKLSKSIKLDIKYATAENFVGRPVYPEARAFLQRPAAEALLRVHKKLKKMGRGIIVYDAYRPWTITKLFWETVREDQKKFVADPAKGSKHNRGCAVDISIYDRKTGKAIPMPSGYDEFTERASPDYTGGTEEERANRELLRRLMEAEGFTVNPSEWWHFDYNTWQQYAIYDIAFSDVGRSHNGRKH, encoded by the coding sequence ATGCGTATATTCGAATGCAGAGTGCTAACATTCGGCCTATGTGCCGGTATCAGCTTGCGTCGCCTGAAATTCCTGTTTACGGCGGCCGCTCTGTCGATTATCCTATTTACGACCGCTTTTGCTCAGGTCGCCCTACCGGCCGAGCATGGCAAACGCGAGGCCGATCTGATAGAACTCACAAAACTCAGTAAGTCGATCAAGCTCGATATCAAATATGCGACGGCGGAGAATTTCGTCGGGCGGCCTGTATATCCGGAAGCACGGGCATTCCTGCAGCGTCCGGCGGCCGAGGCGTTGCTGCGTGTGCACAAAAAGCTCAAGAAAATGGGCCGCGGCATCATTGTTTACGATGCGTACAGGCCATGGACGATAACGAAGCTTTTCTGGGAAACGGTTCGCGAAGATCAGAAGAAATTTGTAGCCGATCCCGCAAAAGGCTCGAAACACAATCGCGGGTGTGCTGTCGATATAAGCATCTACGACCGGAAAACCGGCAAAGCTATCCCAATGCCCTCGGGCTACGATGAATTCACCGAGCGCGCGTCACCGGACTATACAGGCGGCACCGAAGAGGAGAGAGCAAACCGCGAATTGCTTCGGCGGTTGATGGAGGCCGAAGGCTTTACGGTCAACCCGAGCGAGTGGTGGCACTTCGACTACAATACATGGCAGCAATACGCGATCTATGATATCGCATTCAGCGATGTCGGACGCTCGCACAACGGCCGTAAACACTGA
- a CDS encoding NAD(P)/FAD-dependent oxidoreductase: protein MRFDAIIIGGGAAGLFCAVTAGKRGRRVLVIEHNSEPGRKILISGGGRCNFTNRSVSHENYISANPHFVKSALSRFTPSDIVKLIDRYGIAFDEKKAGQLFCRGSARQVVEMLLTECRVANVAVETGCNVIGVKKDAGFTVETSRGKFSADKLVVACGGLSFPKVGATDLGYRIARRFGIKIVETRPSLVALTLADRRFAHLAGTSLNACVTHKKASFCDDVLFTHRGMSGPAILQISNYLPPRGTAKIDLLPAGSIDNAFVEARGSGRKVRTILSDLLPQRLVDAIVPAVLADKRAADVSKSDLETLIGSIHHFEAEFDGTEGYDRAEVTLGGVSTDELSSQTMAANSVNGLYFIGEVADVTGWLGGYNFQWAWSSGYAAGNSL, encoded by the coding sequence ATGCGGTTCGATGCGATCATAATAGGCGGCGGTGCGGCGGGTCTGTTCTGTGCCGTTACGGCAGGCAAACGCGGCCGCCGAGTACTCGTGATCGAACACAATAGCGAGCCCGGCCGCAAAATACTTATTTCGGGCGGCGGCCGCTGTAATTTCACGAATCGCAGCGTATCGCACGAGAACTACATCTCGGCGAACCCGCATTTTGTAAAGTCGGCGCTCAGCCGCTTTACGCCGAGCGATATCGTCAAACTCATCGACCGATACGGAATCGCGTTCGACGAGAAGAAGGCCGGCCAACTGTTCTGCCGCGGCAGTGCAAGGCAGGTCGTCGAAATGCTGCTTACCGAGTGCCGCGTTGCAAATGTTGCTGTCGAGACGGGCTGCAATGTCATCGGCGTTAAAAAGGATGCGGGCTTCACTGTTGAAACAAGCCGCGGAAAATTCAGCGCCGACAAGCTCGTTGTTGCCTGCGGCGGCCTTTCATTCCCAAAGGTCGGAGCGACAGACCTCGGTTATCGTATAGCCCGCCGGTTCGGTATCAAGATCGTCGAAACAAGGCCGTCGCTGGTCGCCTTGACGCTTGCGGATCGACGCTTCGCTCATCTCGCCGGCACGTCGTTAAACGCTTGTGTTACCCACAAGAAGGCCTCATTTTGTGATGATGTACTCTTTACGCATCGAGGGATGTCAGGCCCTGCGATATTACAGATATCCAATTATTTACCGCCGCGCGGCACGGCCAAGATCGATCTGCTGCCGGCCGGCTCGATCGACAATGCGTTCGTTGAGGCTCGCGGAAGCGGCCGTAAGGTAAGGACCATCCTTTCTGATCTGCTTCCGCAGCGTCTCGTCGATGCAATTGTGCCCGCAGTACTCGCAGACAAACGCGCCGCTGACGTTTCAAAAAGCGATCTTGAAACGCTCATCGGGTCGATCCATCATTTTGAAGCCGAGTTTGACGGAACCGAAGGCTATGATCGAGCCGAAGTAACTCTCGGCGGCGTCTCAACAGACGAACTTTCGTCGCAGACAATGGCGGCGAACAGCGTGAACGGCCTCTATTTTATAGGTGAAGTTGCGGACGTGACGGGATGGTTGGGCGGCTATAACTTTCAGTGGGCTTGGTCATCAGGATACGCGGCGGGAAATTCCCTCTAA